The genome window GGGATGGATTGGCCGGAACCCATGCCCATCAGGCCGAAGCCGAACGGGATCGCTTGTCCCTGCGTGATCGCTTGGCCGCTCAACTTGTCACGGATGTGCGGCGCGATGTTCCCGCGAATCTGGAGGTTCTGCGGGAGTGCGATCGTCACCCGGTTCGCGGGGCTTACGTCGGCCTTCTCGATGCTGACCTTGTCGTCGATGCCGACGCCGGCCTCCTGCCGGAGTTTCCCGTCGATGCGGATGATTCCGCGACCTTCGTCCTCGGGGTAGCCGGGCCATACACGCGCGACTGCGCGACCTTGCCCACGCCCCTCGATGACAATGTAGTCGCCATTCTCGACGCCCAACTCGTCCATGGAGCGTCGGTCAACCGCCGCGAGTCCACGACCCGCGTCCTTTTGCTTGAGCGGCTTGACTGTCAGTTTCATTGTCCCACCTCGATAGTGAGGACACCGTTGTTGATAAACGCTTGCGCGTCATCGGCCGACAGCTCTATTTCGGTCTGGAAACTGTCGCCATCGCGCTCCACGACGACGATTGCCACGTCGTCCAGCACGTCCACAGAGACGTCGGCCGTGCCGAAATCCGCGACGATGAGCTCTCCGTCGTCGTAGTCGTAGCGACGGGCGATACTATCTTCCTGCTGTGATATGTGTTCGAGAGTCATCTTTAGCTAACCTTTGGTTAGGTACGCAAGTATAAATAACTTTCGACGGTTATGGCCTTGCAGTACTGCGATTCTCGTTTGGTGGTACAATTGTGGTCCACCTATTTTTATCCCCCTTTTGCTCCCGGTCACGGCCTCGTCCCCACTCGGACGCAACTCCGACATCGGACCCGTCTCCGGCGTCGAACACGCGACCTCGACATCGAACTTTATACTTCGTGCGCGAGAACGAATCCGTATGGAGTCAGTCACGCATCAGGGTCGGGAGATTGCATACCGCGTCGTAGACCGCGGTGGCGACGGAAATCCGGTTCTGTTCGTCCACGGCAGTGGGGGAACACACGATATTTGGAAGGCACAACTCGCTCGCCTCGCCTCCGAGTTCCCCGTCGTCGCCCTCGATTTGAGCGGCCACGGCGGCTCCGATGACGTCGATTCCGATCCCGGTTGGGGAACCCTCTCCGCGTACGCTGGCGACGTGCTGGCGGTTGCCGAGGCGACAGACGCCAAGACCCTCGTCGGTAACTCGCTCGGCGGTGCCATCGTGATGCATCTGGTCCTCGAACGTGATTTCGAACCCGAAGCGCTCGTTCTCGCCGGAACCGGCGCACGGCTTTCCGTCCTGGACGATTTGCTCTCGTGGTTGGACGACGATTTCGACCGAGCAGTCGAATTCCTCCACGGCGGCGACCGGTTGTTTCACGACCCGGACGACCGGTACGTCGAACTATCGAAGGAGTCGATGTATGCGGTCGGCCAGCGGGTGACGAGTCGTGATTTCCACTCCTGTCACACGTTCGACGTGTGTGACGAGGTGGACGGAATCGCCGCGCCGACGCTCGCCGTCGTCGGCGAATACGACATGCTCACGCCGCCGTGGTATCACGAATTCCTGGCCGAGAACGTGCAGGACGGCAGCTACGCGGAAATAGAGGGAGCGGCCCACCTCGCCATGCTCGAAACCCCCGACGCGTTCAACGAGACGGTCGTGGAGTTCCTCGACGCCGCGCGGTAGTTGCCCATCCGAGTGGACTACGTACAGCCCAAGTGGATCGTATACAACCCTAACGA of Haladaptatus sp. R4 contains these proteins:
- a CDS encoding alpha/beta fold hydrolase; its protein translation is MESVTHQGREIAYRVVDRGGDGNPVLFVHGSGGTHDIWKAQLARLASEFPVVALDLSGHGGSDDVDSDPGWGTLSAYAGDVLAVAEATDAKTLVGNSLGGAIVMHLVLERDFEPEALVLAGTGARLSVLDDLLSWLDDDFDRAVEFLHGGDRLFHDPDDRYVELSKESMYAVGQRVTSRDFHSCHTFDVCDEVDGIAAPTLAVVGEYDMLTPPWYHEFLAENVQDGSYAEIEGAAHLAMLETPDAFNETVVEFLDAAR